A window of the Mesotoga prima MesG1.Ag.4.2 genome harbors these coding sequences:
- a CDS encoding DNA-directed RNA polymerase subunit beta/140 kD subunit, with translation MVNKITYSLQQVFAGLELLIKEDYKLLFEKFSPEFGLIETLEEPSGSALAKFSFEFEEDRYSVGFKVLNPDQDGAFSYLSKRYSTPLILLEKRGRSSDYLDLENFWVVPGYYLRMAFVCLQVLRELQSKNGMERLDTVLETAETLLNRTVVGTEILKQYDTSDIEEEPEMKKPKYLKVPILFELPSSNGLLQISELRKAVIPGDKVKESLRLPHFSHLGKLDLLETPESVRIGMNLFLANGARYNASDLEIESSGEDSEALLSPSTCAVPFMAYSDGVRVTMGGKNLKQAVKVVSSEKPIIRTPIDEEVDLDYGVNALAGYALFNGLNFEDGIVCSEGFSMKMCIVEKKTIEIVDSVPVLLDAKVSVKNRSTIELSSEEGSIRIVYNFRTKGSIVNKGDWLIRRNVFFGGNDNPTKSYSKNIYYDLSYPGEILQNPEERMISFIMRTIPTARKIKKGEKLVDNLNESVVSISVPLTITKPLEIGDKITGRHGNKGTISKIVSEREMPHVEIDGQRRPLDIILSPFGVITRMNLGQLLETHKSLEGEYVDKPFKNLDLASRVAKGRDIPQLKKRLFFADGTSFEAAVGYQYFVRLDHCVRDKLHVVDLAETSKITGQPVKGKRREGGQRIGEMEFWTLFDNNALETVGRFSQTNISDSSDFMKRYFDTFRLLMNYYRDFDVEIEDDPLRIIVKETSNDFLEKVASDETMSEFFKQIKGRAKDRKERRFLLSKSGYLRKYMLGRRIHSSGRTVITPVTDIDIDHVYLPYEFAKLWLPLKEDSKEGIKIANDLAKESNLYVLLNRQPSLHRHSISSARPIFWENKTIGLPIMLCDGFGADFDGDSMAVYLPVDQDEDLKRELKSMLPSNNPFRIGTGELTFSVTQDLVYGLYRKRGLNSKKVKEELTQIIENSNNISKDLLKWQNESLAAAKESGLSLDLRDIALMSEVAKSVKDSGSRGKPEHFVQMAEGIDLDGRRAEAFARGVSREDYLGRTDGLDVNIASRSRTGLIDKKLHVAEAGYFTRKLVEFLYPVSVTEEDCCTDDGIELNQSFVQHLALRKYSLERLILGRYVKRPMDKEWMPVTRSNLNDFRDCDLLLRSPVKCASSGENGICSKCAGLELSSMKKFRVGSFLGVLSGHTIGERGTQLSMKTFQTGSSGFSMQRVSSEFFKAEEEFSSYLKRLADRSIEGIMKGSSKSASGSAEEGSPVLGTIDVASIYLEVLFRHLKDTEIRTEGELKKRLSDPREVGIFSALSFEKSGSSEKIGIGEEIEEKSPKANYALRPGEVAKWVGKK, from the coding sequence ATGGTTAATAAAATCACTTATTCCTTGCAGCAGGTCTTCGCCGGTCTAGAACTTCTGATAAAAGAGGACTACAAACTGTTGTTCGAGAAGTTTTCTCCGGAGTTTGGACTGATCGAAACGCTCGAGGAGCCTTCCGGTTCTGCTCTAGCGAAGTTCTCATTTGAATTCGAAGAAGATCGTTATTCTGTAGGATTCAAGGTTCTAAATCCCGATCAGGATGGTGCCTTTTCATATCTTTCGAAAAGGTATTCGACGCCGCTAATACTGCTAGAGAAGAGGGGGCGTTCCTCTGACTATCTCGATCTCGAGAACTTCTGGGTAGTGCCAGGGTATTACTTGAGAATGGCCTTTGTGTGCTTGCAGGTTTTGAGAGAACTGCAGTCAAAAAACGGCATGGAACGTTTAGATACAGTCCTCGAAACGGCTGAAACTCTTCTCAACAGAACGGTTGTTGGGACCGAGATTCTCAAGCAATACGACACAAGTGACATTGAGGAAGAACCCGAGATGAAGAAGCCGAAGTATCTAAAGGTCCCGATCCTCTTTGAACTGCCCTCTTCAAACGGGCTTCTGCAGATATCCGAGCTGAGAAAGGCGGTCATACCCGGAGACAAAGTGAAGGAATCGCTTAGATTGCCTCATTTCTCGCACTTGGGGAAGCTGGATCTTCTCGAGACTCCTGAATCCGTGAGAATCGGAATGAATCTCTTCCTTGCGAACGGCGCCCGTTATAATGCTTCGGATCTTGAGATAGAAAGCAGTGGCGAAGATTCCGAAGCCCTTCTTAGCCCTTCTACGTGTGCTGTTCCTTTCATGGCATACTCAGATGGCGTCAGGGTTACTATGGGAGGCAAGAATCTGAAGCAGGCAGTAAAGGTTGTTTCCAGCGAAAAGCCAATAATTCGGACTCCCATTGATGAGGAAGTTGATCTTGACTACGGTGTCAATGCCCTAGCCGGATATGCGTTGTTCAACGGCTTGAACTTCGAAGATGGAATAGTTTGTTCTGAAGGGTTTTCAATGAAAATGTGCATCGTAGAGAAAAAGACAATTGAAATCGTCGACTCAGTTCCTGTATTGCTCGATGCGAAGGTCAGTGTTAAGAACAGGTCTACGATAGAGCTTTCCAGTGAGGAAGGTTCGATAAGGATTGTTTACAACTTCAGAACTAAAGGTTCGATTGTCAATAAAGGTGACTGGCTGATAAGAAGAAATGTCTTTTTTGGTGGAAACGATAATCCCACTAAGTCCTATTCAAAGAATATCTACTATGACCTTTCATATCCAGGGGAAATCTTGCAGAATCCAGAAGAGAGAATGATCTCGTTCATTATGAGAACTATACCAACCGCCAGGAAGATAAAAAAGGGGGAAAAATTAGTAGACAACTTGAACGAGAGCGTCGTCTCCATAAGTGTTCCCTTGACTATCACAAAGCCGCTCGAAATTGGTGACAAGATTACTGGAAGACATGGAAACAAGGGCACTATATCGAAGATCGTTTCCGAAAGAGAAATGCCGCATGTTGAAATAGATGGCCAACGCAGACCTCTGGACATTATTCTGAGCCCCTTCGGGGTTATAACCAGAATGAATCTAGGTCAGCTACTAGAGACGCACAAATCACTTGAAGGTGAATATGTCGACAAACCTTTTAAGAATCTGGATCTCGCTTCCAGGGTCGCCAAAGGAAGAGACATACCACAGCTGAAGAAGAGACTCTTTTTTGCAGATGGAACTTCGTTTGAGGCAGCAGTCGGTTATCAGTATTTTGTGAGGCTAGATCACTGCGTAAGGGACAAATTGCATGTAGTAGATCTTGCGGAGACCTCTAAGATTACGGGACAGCCAGTGAAAGGAAAGCGGAGAGAGGGCGGACAGAGAATCGGCGAAATGGAGTTTTGGACTCTCTTCGACAACAATGCGCTTGAGACCGTTGGGAGGTTTTCTCAAACTAACATCAGCGATTCTTCAGACTTCATGAAGCGCTACTTCGATACCTTCAGGCTTCTTATGAACTACTACAGGGATTTTGATGTTGAAATCGAGGACGACCCGTTGAGAATAATTGTTAAGGAGACTTCAAATGACTTCCTGGAGAAAGTCGCGAGCGACGAAACCATGAGCGAGTTCTTCAAGCAAATTAAGGGAAGGGCGAAAGACAGGAAAGAGAGAAGATTCCTGCTATCTAAGTCAGGATATTTGAGAAAGTACATGCTTGGAAGACGGATTCATTCTTCTGGCAGAACCGTGATCACACCGGTGACAGACATAGACATAGACCATGTTTATCTTCCCTACGAATTTGCAAAACTTTGGCTTCCTCTGAAAGAGGATTCTAAAGAAGGGATTAAGATTGCTAATGATCTGGCGAAGGAGAGTAATCTCTATGTGCTTCTCAACAGACAGCCCTCTCTCCATAGACACAGTATTTCCTCTGCTAGGCCGATTTTCTGGGAGAACAAGACAATAGGATTGCCAATTATGTTGTGCGATGGATTCGGCGCCGATTTCGATGGCGACTCCATGGCTGTTTACCTGCCCGTAGATCAGGATGAAGATCTGAAGAGAGAGCTGAAATCTATGCTTCCCTCCAACAACCCGTTCAGAATTGGAACGGGAGAACTCACTTTTTCGGTCACTCAGGATTTGGTGTACGGTCTATATAGAAAGAGAGGACTTAACTCCAAGAAGGTAAAAGAGGAGCTTACACAGATAATAGAGAATTCCAACAATATTTCGAAAGATCTTCTGAAGTGGCAGAATGAAAGCCTTGCAGCGGCAAAGGAATCGGGACTGAGTCTTGATCTGCGCGATATCGCTTTGATGAGCGAGGTTGCCAAGAGCGTTAAAGATTCGGGCAGTAGAGGAAAACCAGAGCACTTCGTACAGATGGCTGAGGGGATTGATCTCGATGGAAGAAGGGCTGAAGCCTTTGCGAGAGGAGTATCGAGAGAAGATTACCTTGGTCGTACAGATGGTCTTGATGTGAACATTGCGTCCAGATCGAGGACAGGTTTGATCGACAAGAAACTCCATGTCGCCGAAGCGGGATACTTTACCAGGAAGTTGGTCGAGTTTCTGTATCCCGTTTCTGTCACAGAAGAAGACTGTTGTACAGATGACGGAATAGAACTCAATCAATCATTTGTCCAGCATCTGGCATTGCGAAAATACTCTCTTGAAAGACTGATACTCGGCAGATATGTCAAGAGGCCGATGGACAAAGAGTGGATGCCTGTAACGCGAAGTAATCTGAATGACTTCAGAGACTGCGATCTTCTGCTGAGAAGCCCGGTTAAGTGTGCGTCCTCAGGGGAGAACGGCATCTGTTCAAAGTGTGCGGGTCTCGAGCTCTCCAGTATGAAGAAGTTTAGAGTCGGCAGCTTTTTGGGAGTTCTTTCAGGCCATACTATAGGAGAGCGGGGAACTCAGCTTTCGATGAAGACCTTCCAGACGGGCTCATCAGGGTTCAGTATGCAGCGGGTCTCTTCGGAATTTTTCAAGGCCGAAGAAGAGTTTTCTTCTTATCTAAAACGGCTTGCCGACAGATCTATCGAAGGGATAATGAAGGGTTCATCGAAGTCGGCATCAGGTTCTGCTGAAGAGGGATCGCCCGTTCTCGGTACCATAGATGTGGCCTCTATCTATTTGGAGGTTCTCTTTAGACATTTGAAGGATACCGAAATACGTACTGAGGGGGAATTGAAGAAGAGACTCTCTGATCCAAGGGAAGTCGGGATATTCTCTGCACTTTCTTTCGAGAAAAGCGGCAGTTCAGAGAAAATCGGAATCGGAGAAGAAATAGAGGAGAAGTCTCCTAAGGCGAATTATGCGCTTAGGCCGGGAGAGGTGGCTAAATGGGTAGGGAAAAAATAA
- a CDS encoding DUF4433 domain-containing protein, with the protein MVTSSNPLQAFGVKHLYYLSPVKNIPSILEHGVMSKMAVETLEIPYDDYSDQTVQTIRERKSLHEYVPLFFNTRNAMTFRYQKENRDFAILRLNSDLVTHYDCLVSDRIAACSDAEIYTLSEPALKKINIEVVLSTRNFYDNWLLKKRLGAEILVKIDMIEPEWIECIILDRTAEKIKGISIRQLRDSGYTYYFEG; encoded by the coding sequence ATGGTTACGAGCAGTAATCCTTTACAGGCGTTCGGAGTGAAGCATCTCTACTATCTTTCGCCAGTAAAGAATATTCCTTCGATACTCGAACACGGAGTAATGAGCAAGATGGCAGTAGAGACTCTGGAGATACCATACGATGATTACTCCGATCAGACCGTTCAAACAATCAGAGAAAGAAAGTCCCTACATGAATATGTACCGCTGTTCTTTAATACCAGGAATGCGATGACCTTCCGCTACCAGAAAGAAAACAGAGATTTCGCGATTCTAAGACTGAATAGCGATCTAGTAACTCACTATGACTGCCTGGTATCTGACAGAATCGCCGCCTGCAGTGATGCCGAGATCTACACTCTAAGTGAACCCGCTCTCAAGAAGATAAATATTGAAGTGGTGCTTTCAACGAGAAATTTCTACGATAACTGGTTGCTCAAGAAAAGACTTGGTGCCGAGATCTTAGTGAAGATCGACATGATCGAACCGGAATGGATCGAATGTATAATTCTAGACAGAACTGCGGAAAAGATAAAAGGAATCTCCATCAGACAGCTCCGCGATAGCGGATACACCTATTACTTCGAGGGCTGA
- a CDS encoding sigma-54-dependent transcriptional regulator, with protein sequence MRVFIVEKGFEEHELRVLKEIVDSLVSSKEDLREKVEIVELSEFREEQGIMIISQQVIGELNPERSSGQLFIMFKGGLESNIVGFAQRMGAVGIFPIDRFYGERMEYGEISRFENVLKNVLRDRLSTRFPEWDFKKRIDWKMKLDDKAFEDEDAYISLFGDEITHKNVKKTNEIITSVMPYVKELKTFRLKSKRVLEELKKKELSEDPKLEGARIAIRKLNDLTSEMKFRKPVCILLTGPTGCGKTLLAKYIANSLFGSLETFSRISLVNMGDNLLESELFGSFPGSWTGSSYKVGKMVSMAGGAVFLDEIGEISPAIQAKLLTYLDDMKVLIEGLSDTSGVRVPVLIIAATNRDVRKEMSLGNFRSDFYQRFAYEIHMPSLSERKSDFRYILSHLLQVKKKILNLSIDEISIAAIEKLEGYEYPGNYRELERVVTAAMMSAKMDGREIVLSRDVQF encoded by the coding sequence ATGAGAGTATTCATTGTCGAGAAGGGTTTTGAAGAGCATGAGCTAAGAGTGCTCAAGGAGATCGTTGATAGTCTTGTTTCTTCAAAAGAGGATCTAAGAGAAAAAGTGGAGATTGTTGAGCTTTCTGAATTTCGCGAAGAACAGGGAATAATGATCATCTCCCAGCAGGTCATTGGAGAGCTGAATCCTGAACGGTCTTCAGGCCAGTTATTCATAATGTTCAAAGGAGGTCTTGAAAGCAACATAGTAGGTTTCGCGCAAAGAATGGGTGCTGTCGGAATCTTCCCTATCGATCGTTTCTATGGAGAGAGAATGGAATATGGGGAGATTTCACGGTTTGAGAATGTCTTGAAAAACGTTTTGAGAGATAGACTTTCAACCCGTTTTCCTGAATGGGACTTTAAAAAAAGGATCGACTGGAAAATGAAACTTGATGACAAGGCTTTCGAAGATGAAGACGCCTATATTTCGCTATTTGGAGACGAGATTACCCACAAGAACGTCAAGAAGACCAACGAAATAATAACGTCTGTCATGCCCTATGTTAAAGAGCTAAAGACGTTTAGATTAAAATCGAAAAGGGTTCTTGAAGAGCTAAAAAAGAAGGAACTCTCTGAAGACCCGAAACTTGAAGGAGCTAGAATAGCCATAAGAAAACTGAATGATTTGACATCCGAAATGAAGTTCAGAAAGCCGGTTTGTATTCTGCTTACGGGTCCAACCGGCTGCGGCAAGACTCTTCTGGCGAAGTACATAGCAAACAGCCTATTTGGCTCCTTGGAGACCTTTTCTAGAATCTCACTGGTCAATATGGGCGATAACCTTCTTGAAAGCGAGCTTTTCGGAAGTTTTCCGGGGTCGTGGACCGGGAGTTCTTATAAGGTTGGAAAAATGGTGTCAATGGCGGGAGGAGCGGTATTCCTCGATGAGATCGGAGAAATCTCTCCTGCCATTCAGGCAAAGCTTTTGACCTATCTGGACGATATGAAGGTCCTTATAGAAGGCCTTTCAGATACTTCGGGAGTGAGAGTTCCCGTATTGATTATCGCCGCCACGAATCGAGATGTTAGAAAGGAAATGAGCCTCGGCAATTTCAGGTCTGACTTCTATCAGCGTTTTGCCTACGAGATTCACATGCCTTCGCTTTCTGAGAGGAAGTCAGATTTCAGATATATTCTTAGTCATCTTCTCCAGGTGAAAAAGAAGATTCTGAATCTAAGTATAGATGAGATAAGCATAGCCGCAATAGAGAAACTGGAGGGTTACGAGTACCCCGGCAACTATCGAGAACTAGAGAGAGTTGTTACCGCGGCCATGATGAGCGCAAAGATGGATGGACGGGAGATTGTTCTGTCTAGAGATGTTCAGTTTTAG
- the ltrA gene encoding group II intron reverse transcriptase/maturase, with product MKYYSLIDKVYLEKNLLKAYGRVKSNRGAPGIDGVSVETFGEKLLEEIERLSGEIKRGEYKPMSLRRVEIPKADGKTRQLRIPAVRDRVVQQSLKEVLEPIFEEGFHPSSYGYRKGRNAWQAVEKAKAFASKYGLCNVVELDLSECFDTLDHEKIIDSVAERVSDGKILKLIRAILKSGVMEDGVWKATETGSPQGGVISPLLANIYLNEFDQKMKARGIRIVRYADDILIFSKTQEEAREFLAIAINILEIDMKLKVNRNKTRITTLEDGFHFLGFEIKGERVGIEKSRLKRFKEKVRKLTRRNQSRPVKEIVKQLNPLLRGFASYFRIVDFQSILRGLLSWIRRRLRAIILHQWKTTKKLNRVLRRTGWKEKVNMRMNKWRSSHSKAANYAIPNRFFEEMNLVDMTKYHHPLSKYPILDP from the coding sequence AAAATCCAACAGAGGAGCCCCTGGGATAGACGGAGTAAGCGTAGAAACATTTGGAGAGAAACTTCTCGAAGAAATCGAGAGACTATCCGGAGAAATCAAGAGAGGCGAATACAAACCCATGTCACTCAGGAGGGTAGAAATCCCGAAAGCCGACGGTAAAACGAGGCAATTGAGAATACCTGCCGTAAGGGACAGGGTTGTACAGCAATCTCTCAAGGAGGTACTCGAACCGATATTCGAGGAAGGATTCCATCCCTCCAGTTACGGTTACAGAAAGGGAAGAAATGCCTGGCAGGCAGTGGAGAAGGCGAAAGCCTTCGCATCCAAATACGGACTGTGTAATGTAGTGGAACTTGACCTCAGTGAATGTTTCGACACTCTGGATCATGAGAAGATAATAGACTCCGTAGCCGAGAGAGTGAGTGATGGAAAGATACTCAAACTCATACGGGCAATACTGAAGAGCGGAGTAATGGAAGATGGAGTCTGGAAGGCAACAGAGACTGGCAGTCCACAGGGAGGAGTAATAAGCCCGCTGCTGGCTAACATCTATCTGAACGAATTCGATCAGAAGATGAAAGCCAGAGGAATAAGGATAGTCAGATACGCAGACGACATACTGATCTTCTCGAAAACCCAGGAAGAAGCCCGAGAGTTTCTGGCAATCGCGATAAACATACTGGAGATTGACATGAAGCTCAAGGTCAACAGAAACAAGACGAGAATCACAACACTTGAAGATGGATTTCACTTTCTTGGCTTTGAAATAAAAGGCGAGAGAGTAGGGATAGAGAAATCCAGATTGAAGAGATTCAAGGAAAAGGTCAGGAAACTTACAAGAAGGAATCAGAGCAGGCCGGTAAAGGAGATAGTGAAACAGCTTAATCCACTGTTGAGGGGATTCGCCAGCTATTTCAGGATAGTGGATTTCCAATCCATTTTGAGGGGACTTCTGAGCTGGATAAGGAGAAGGCTGAGAGCCATCATACTACACCAGTGGAAGACAACTAAGAAACTGAACAGAGTTCTCAGAAGGACCGGATGGAAAGAGAAAGTCAACATGAGAATGAACAAATGGCGATCTTCTCATTCAAAAGCAGCCAATTACGCCATTCCCAACAGGTTCTTTGAAGAGATGAACCTCGTCGATATGACAAAATATCATCATCCCCTGTCGAAATATCCGATACTTGATCCATGA
- a CDS encoding macro domain-containing protein: MITVYKKSVFAAFEEENVPVIANTVNTEGVMGAGLALEFKLRFPSYFDNYRERCSHEGPLPGSAWIFRGDIFPRIISLFVKEDWKMPSKISWIRSSLKRAEEIITESNFERVALPLAGAGKGGIDPQTSENITREVFESSKAEILLCLDKSPSKNEESMIKQLRAMSEYELKCLTLRPSIIKRLLDKREDVTRFREILDIRGIGIKTYSILFNALISREPGHDNQLNLF; the protein is encoded by the coding sequence ATGATAACTGTATATAAGAAAAGCGTATTTGCCGCGTTTGAAGAAGAGAATGTCCCCGTAATAGCAAACACCGTCAATACAGAGGGAGTTATGGGGGCCGGATTGGCGCTTGAGTTCAAACTTAGATTTCCTAGCTATTTTGATAATTACAGAGAGAGATGCTCCCACGAAGGTCCTTTGCCCGGTTCTGCCTGGATATTCCGAGGAGATATTTTTCCAAGGATAATCAGTCTGTTTGTCAAAGAAGACTGGAAGATGCCATCAAAAATCTCATGGATACGTTCCTCTCTTAAGCGTGCGGAAGAGATCATAACAGAAAGCAATTTTGAAAGAGTTGCCCTTCCTCTGGCCGGGGCAGGAAAGGGGGGTATAGATCCTCAAACATCGGAGAACATAACAAGAGAGGTATTTGAAAGCTCAAAGGCAGAAATACTTCTCTGTCTGGATAAAAGCCCTTCGAAAAACGAGGAATCGATGATAAAACAGCTAAGGGCGATGTCTGAATATGAACTGAAATGCCTTACTCTCAGGCCTTCGATCATAAAAAGACTTCTGGACAAACGCGAAGACGTCACTCGTTTCAGAGAGATCCTAGACATTAGAGGAATAGGAATCAAGACCTATTCGATTCTTTTTAACGCGCTGATCTCAAGAGAACCCGGCCATGATAATCAGCTAAATCTCTTCTGA
- the cas6 gene encoding CRISPR-associated endoribonuclease Cas6: protein MRVKLTLSGLKNKAVPRDHFHQLSGLIYAMIQKANPDYSKWLHDEGFLDGSKSFKFFCFSKLIPEKNAYIKAGDNGEMIVFTKDIAALYISSPVREIMQHLVDFLLLNREIRILNHNLVIQNAFASTESFESEEELFKCITPIVLSTRNDEHKTPFYLRAYQDPAQFGEFLTKNAREKFRVFSGRESSVSIVVDGEYVEKVGRKSNIRINIVDDIEVFGSVVPVKISGTGEEIAFLYDTGLGEKNSLGMGMIEIAGKRF, encoded by the coding sequence ATGAGAGTTAAGCTTACGCTTAGCGGTCTGAAGAACAAGGCCGTTCCCCGCGATCATTTTCATCAGCTTTCGGGCCTTATTTACGCGATGATACAAAAGGCAAATCCCGATTATTCGAAATGGCTGCACGACGAGGGCTTTCTTGACGGAAGCAAGAGCTTCAAGTTCTTCTGTTTCTCCAAGCTAATTCCGGAAAAGAATGCTTATATCAAAGCCGGAGATAATGGCGAGATGATTGTCTTCACCAAAGACATCGCTGCTCTATATATATCCTCGCCGGTGAGGGAGATCATGCAGCATCTAGTAGATTTCTTGCTGCTAAACAGGGAAATTAGAATCCTCAATCATAATCTGGTGATTCAAAACGCCTTTGCATCGACGGAGAGTTTTGAAAGCGAAGAGGAGCTCTTCAAATGTATTACGCCTATCGTTCTTTCGACGAGAAACGACGAACATAAGACGCCTTTCTACTTGAGGGCCTATCAGGATCCTGCCCAGTTTGGCGAATTCCTTACTAAGAATGCCAGAGAGAAATTCAGAGTTTTCTCCGGGAGAGAGAGCAGTGTCAGTATTGTTGTCGATGGCGAATATGTAGAAAAAGTCGGGAGGAAGAGCAACATAAGAATCAACATAGTTGACGATATCGAGGTCTTCGGATCGGTCGTCCCAGTAAAGATTTCCGGTACCGGAGAGGAGATTGCGTTTCTGTACGATACTGGACTTGGAGAAAAGAATTCCCTTGGAATGGGAATGATAGAAATTGCCGGGAAGCGGTTTTGA